Proteins from a single region of Acanthochromis polyacanthus isolate Apoly-LR-REF ecotype Palm Island chromosome 11, KAUST_Apoly_ChrSc, whole genome shotgun sequence:
- the LOC127536239 gene encoding uncharacterized protein C14orf93-like produces MADQAEAIKSSARSRQRRKRLLDARKTVLAPDEEEFWNGITADMMWDEEDGSVDGVHGWIVWPPSFRSQELSNLCAALQARLEADGRYTALHHRRFFTMDSRLKD; encoded by the exons ATGGCGGATCAGGCGGAGGCGATTAAGTCATCTGCCCGGAGTCggcagagaagaaagaga CTGCTGGATGCCAGGAAGACGGTCCTCGCTCCAGACGAAGAGGAGTTCTGGAATGGCATCACAGCAGACATGATGTGGGATGAGGAGGACGGCAGTGTAGATGGCGTACATGGATGGATTGTGTGGCCTCCATCCTTCCGCAGCCAGGAGCTTTCCAACTTGTGTGCTGCCCTACAGGCCAGGCTGGAAGCTGATGGAAGGTATACAGCTCTTCATCACAGACGTTTTTTTACAATGGACAGCCGTCTGAAAGACTGA